From the genome of Aspergillus fumigatus Af293 chromosome 1, whole genome shotgun sequence, one region includes:
- a CDS encoding putative 1-phosphatidylinositol-4,5-bisphosphate phosphodiesterase Plc1 encodes MAYATTSSPAALNGDAESSLNINNSLPNPPKLHHVIKSFSPATQTSSTTSYISSLTTTPSSLFPASNHSNASSPSGTPLQIATDALQGRLSTFPPVSLSSFELGESMMAVPGNPATSNVDSVSPNPNKGAGLMRRISRGAASKLTRRRQSATHSDKRDRSSGPVIMRRRSDSKTAAQTGRECALDSSNEEDGNDAVDSLGVWCGSEAPSLSTDASMMASRNVGAVAPKVDSAIQRGTVLTKVTKKRKKQVRFFLDLDAGKVYWDLSNPAKRFYIDDIKEVRVGVDARNYREEHQVPQDVEGRWFTIVIADPEKSKGRSVKTLHLIAPNDHILELWTTTLENISQYRINLMAGLAGSGQSETVLKVHWQREMSRLFPQGLAPGEEESLDFGAVETVCRSLHINCSKNMLRAQFSKADLGNKGRLNFSEFQNFVARLKERKDINDLYKTWATNAQEGLTVDEFLAFLRDAQQEDVDTDRAYWVSVFEKYVRKCKPRAPSLTDGVERQAFRMSLEAFSAFLSSNWNGIYASRPPQSRFDRPLNEYFISSSHNTYLLGRQVAGASSTEAYISALSQGCRCVEIDCWDGADGRPIVSHGRTMTTSVLFADCITVINRYAFITCDFPLILSLEVHCNPEQQLAMVRIMKDTFKERLVLEPLLTNSFVLPSPEELKGRILVKVKTCDETLDGVRQDTSTSFASAGRKRSSSSPWMRPSVPENPLCTNLPPLSSPMTIGQESVGPFVSQDRRSFTTTSMSSATEDSDGALVSVKRERRRRQKSKITKPLSDLGVYTRGYKWHSFSSPESQRFNHVYSFAERAFESICRDAENKALLERHNQKYLTRVYPSGFRLRSSNFDPLKFWRRGVQMAALNWQTYDIGMQLNQAMFAAGTDRTGYVLKPESLRLPPYEQASKTSTERKLVRFSVEVISAQQLPRPRTMGPDDNINPYVEIEMFSADDRGQSFVVGEGGMNASARNGVSGIGYPHRRRTKIEQSNGYSPTFNDRFKLSLETKYPDLVFVRWTVWSSLDGRSAGNNNSVQLATFTAKLSSLSQGYRYLPLYDLGGDQYLFSTLFCRITKEEPVPVQRLGAEELRAERLGILRQIGQTVFKRGSSTERSDKGSETPASQDDKDTSPVLTPTVSTTSTSSLFL; translated from the coding sequence ATGGCTTATGCTACTACTTCGTCGCCTGCGGCTCTCAATGGCGACGCTGAATCCAGTTTAAATATCAACAATTCTCTCCCCAACCCTCCAAAATTACACCATGTCATCAAGTCTTTTTCGCCCGCAACTCAGACCTCCTCGACAACCTCTTATATATCTTCGCTCACAACTACTCCCTCATCTCTCTTCCCCGCTTCCAACCATTCAAATGCGTCTAGCCCTTCAGGCACACCATTACAGATTGCTACCGACGCCCTTCAGGGGCGTTTATCTACTTTTCCTCCCGTTTCGCTTTCCTCTTTCGAGCTTGGAGAGTCAATGATGGCTGTCCCAGGTAATCCGGCAACCTCAAATGTGGACTCTGTGTCCCCCAATCCGAATAAAGGCGCTGGCCTGATGCGGAGAATATCGAGAGGCGCAGCCAGCAAGCTCACACGAAGAAGACAATCTGCGACTCACAGTGATAAACGAGATCGCAGCTCCGGTCCGGTCATTATGCGGCGACGCAGCGACAGTAAAACTGCAGCTCAAACCGGACGTGAGTGTGCCCTTGATTCTAGcaacgaagaagatggcaaCGACGCGGTGGATTCTCTGGGTGTCTGGTGTGGCTCGGAAGCGCCCAGTCTCTCGACTGACGCCAGTATGATGGCCTCGCGCAACGTGGGCGCTGTTGCGCCCAAAGTCGATTCGGCGATTCAGCGCGGGACGGTGTTGACGAAAGTGACtaagaagcgcaagaagcaggtgcgcttcttcctcgacctTGATGCAGGCAAGGTTTACTGGGATCTGTCAAACCCGGCGAAACGCTTTTACATtgacgatatcaaggagGTCCGCGTCGGAGTGGATGCGCGCAACTATCGCGAGGAACACCAAGTCCCTCAGGATGTTGAAGGCCGCTGGTTCACCATTGTCATTGCTGATCCTGAAAAGTCCAAGGGTCGGTCCGTCAAGACGTTGCACCTCATTGCTCCCAATGACCATATCCTTGAACTTTGGACAACGACTTTGGAGAATATCTCTCAGTATCGAATCAATCTCATGGCTGGCTTGGCTGGTTCCGGTCAGAGTGAGACTGTCTTGAAAGTACACTGGCAACGTGAAATGTCAAGGCTGTTCCCTCAGGGCTTAGCGCccggcgaagaagagagtCTTGACTTCGGTGCCGTTGAAACAGTTTGTAGAAGCTTGCATATCAATTGTTCAAAGAACATGCTTCGAGCTCAGTTTTCCAAGGCTGATCTTGGCAACAAGGGTCGACTCAACTTTTCGGAATTTCAGAACTTTGTCGCTCGtctaaaagaaaggaaagatatCAATGACTTGTACAAAACGTGGGCCACGAATGCCCAGGAAGGTCTCACTGTCGACGAATTTCTGGCTTTTCTCCGCGACGCACAGCAAGAAGATGTTGATACCGATCGAGCCTATTGGGTCTCAGTTTTTGAAAAATATGTCCGAAAGTGCAAACCGCGAGCACCAAGTCTTACAGATGGTGTGGAACGTCAGGCTTTCCGAATGAGCCTGGAAGCCTTCTCTGCCTTTCTCTCGTCCAACTGGAATGGAATATACGCATCTCGCCCCCCTCAATCGCGATTTGACCGACCGCTCAATGAGTATTTCATTTCCAGCTCCCATAACACGTACCTGTTAGGCCGTCAAGTTGCCGGCGCTTCCAGCACAGAGGCGTATATCAGCGCTCTGTCACAGGGCTGCCGATGTGTCGAGATTGACTGCTGGGACGGTGCCGATGGCCGCCCGATCGTTTCGCATGGACGGACGATGACAACCAGTGTTCTCTTCGCTGATTGCATTACTGTCATCAACCGATATGCATTTATCACCTGCGACTTCCCGCTAATCCTCTCGCTCGAGGTTCATTGCAATCCTGAACAGCAGCTGGCGATGGTCAGGATCATGAAAGACACATTCAAGGAACGACTCGTCCTGGAGCCGCTCTTGACAAATAGTTTTGTCCTCCCATCACCAGAAGAACTGAAGGGCCGGATtctcgtcaaagtcaaaacATGTGACGAGACCCTCGATGGAGTGCGACAAGATACCTCGACCTCTTTCGCGAGCGCTGGTCGGAAGCGCAGCTCAAGCTCCCCATGGATGCGTCCTAGCGTCCCTGAGAATCCTTTGTGCACGaaccttcctcctctctccaGTCCTATGACCATTGGCCAGGAGAGTGTAGGGCCGTTCGTTTCACAGGATAGACGGTCTTTCACCACCACAAGTATGAGTAGCGCGACAGAAGACAGCGATGGCGCGTTGGTGTCAGtcaagagagaaagaagacgacgTCAAAAGAGCAAGATCACGAAGCCTCTATCAGACCTTGGAGTCTACACCCGTGGCTACAAATGGCATAGTTTCTCGTCTCCCGAGAGTcagcggttcaaccatgtTTACTCCTTCGCGGAGCGGGCGTTCGAGAGCATCTGCCGTGACGCGGAGAATAAGGCGCTGTTGGAAAGGCACAATCAAAAATACCTCACGCGAGTCTATCCATCCGGGTTTCGCTTGCGTTCGTCCAATTTCGATCCGCTCAAGTTCTGGCGACGCGGCGTGCAAATGGCCGCCTTGAATTGGCAAACGTACGACATCGGAATGCAGCTGAACCAAGCCATGTTTGCGGCTGGAACTGACCGCACTGGCTACGTCCTGAAGCCCGAATCACTTCGTCTCCCACCTTACGAGCAAGCGAGCAAGACGTCCACCGAACGGAAGCTGGTTCGGTTCTCAGTGGAGGTCATTTCTGCTCAACAACTTCCTCGACCACGTACCATGGGACCAGATGACAATATCAACCCATATGTGGAAATTGAGATGTTCAGCGCAGACGATCGCGGCCAGAGTTTTGTCGTCGGAGAAGGAGGCATGAATGCTTCCGCGCGGAATGGCGTGTCGGGCATTGGCTATCCGCATCGTCGACGCACAAAGATCGAGCAGAGCAACGGATACAGCCCAACTTTCAATGATCGTTTCAAGCTATCGCTCGAGACCAAGTATCCAGACTTGGTGTTCGTTCGTTGGACTGTTTGGAGCTCACTGGATGGGCGCAGTGCTGGGAACAACAACAGTGTTCAATTGGCCACTTTCACTGCAAAACTGAGCAGTCTGTCTCAGGGTTACCGTTACCTGCCACTGTATGACCTGGGCGGTGATCAATATCTGTTCTCCACCCTATTCTGCAGAATTACTAAGGAGGAGCCGGTGCCGGTTCAACGACTCGGAGCCGAGGAACTTCGAGCGGAGCGTCTGGGGATCCTTCGTCAGATTGGTCAAACAGTGTTCAAGCGTGGTTCATCGACAGAGAGATCTGACAAGGGCAGCGAGACGCCTGCAAGCCAAGACGATAAGGATACGTCTCCGGTATTGACGCCTACTGTTTCAACGACGTCCACATCATCTCTGTTTCTTTAA
- a CDS encoding putative Coatomer subunit epsilon gives MDPFSTEGELINIHNAFHQGQYQNVIDFDTSALSPDNHLTARILQLRAQLALGQTAEVLSAVEGEEEKNPDLAAVKALAQLTAGDAESALQLTQELAENYPENASVQVLGGTVLQAQGRSEEALAVLTKHQGNLEAVALIVQIHLQQNRVDLALKEVQAAKRWAQDSLLVNLAESWVGMRIGGEKYQSAFYVYEELASAPGTSAPLSIVGQAVAEIHLGRLPEAEAALSAALEKYPEEAELIANAIVLNVLAGKPTEELESRLQQVQPSHALLADIQEKSELFDTAASKYAPRVAS, from the exons ATGGATCCATTCTCGACAGAAGGTG AGCTCATCAACATCCACAATGCCTTCCATCAAGGCCAATACCAGAACGTGATCGACTTCGATACCTCGGCCCTCTCACCAGACAACCATCTCACCGCCCGCATCCTGCAGCTCCGCGCCCAGCTTGCCCTCGGCCAAACCGCCGAAGTCCTATCCGCCGTCGagggcgaagaagaaaaaaacCCCGACCTCGCTGCGGTGAAGGCGCTGGCGCAACTCACGGCGGGCGATGCCGAGTCTGCACTCCAGCTGACACAGGAACTGGCGGAGAATTATCCGGAGAATGCCTCGGTGCAGGTCCTGGGGGGGACGGTGCTGCAGGCTCAGGGCCGGAGCGAGGAGGCGCTGGCGGTCTTGACGAAGCATCAGGGGAATTTGGAGGC TGTTGCCTTAATCGTTCAGAtccatctccagcagaaTCGGGTCGATCTGGCGCTCAAAGAGGTTCAGGCTGCTAAGCGCTGGGCGCAGGATTCTCTGCTTGTTAATCTGGCTGAGTCGTGGGTGGGGATGAGGATC GGTGGTGAGAAATATCAGTCTGCCTTTTACGTCTACGAAGAACTTGCGTCCGCGCCTGGTACGTCGGCACCTTTGTCTATTGTCGGACAGGCTGTCGCGGAGATTCATCTGGGCCGGTTACCCGAGGCCGAAGCTGCGCTGTCGGCTGCGCTGGAGAAATACCCTGAGGAGGCGGAGTTGATTGCTAATGCCATTGTGCTGAATGTATTGGCTGGGAAGCCTACGGAGGAATTGGAGAG TCGTCTTCAACAAGTTCAACCTTCGCATGCCTTACTTGCCGATATCCAGGAGAAGAGCGAGCTGTTTGATACTGCTGCGTCCAAGTACGCTCCAAGAGTGGCTTCTTAG